GCATAATACCACCTCCTTGGTAAGAGGGGATTGGCGCTTCCGAACTTCGAGGAAAATATTGATATGAGGGAGAAAGAAGCGCTCTACCTTATAGAATAGCTTAGATTTTGAGGATTGTCAACATGAGGCGCGCTTTGTCGTATCCTGTATAATAATCTTGAGGGGTTTAACTTAGACAGGAGGGGGGATTGGGTCGTGAGGAGCATAAGGGCGAAGCTCATCGTGGCAGGGGTGGTTATTTCACTTCTGGCGGTGGGGGTAACGGTGTTTATCATATCGAAGCTCGCACTCGATAGTCTTGAAAAGGCCTATCTCTCGGAGGCAAAGGCAAGGGTAAGGGGGATTCTTGAGTTGTTCGAATCTCTTGGGAATACTAATATGGGAATGGCTAAGCTTATAGCCTCGAGCTCGAAGGTTAACGATGGTTTGAATCTTGGAGCCTCAGCGGGTAAAAAGGTAGCGGCGTTTATTATAGGTAGCTTTCTTAGTCCCATATATAAAGGTATAAGAAGTGAGGGAGTGGATTTCGTTGCTATATATGACGCTAAGGGAGAGCTCGTGATAGAGCAGGGGCTTAATGTGAAGGGTAAGGGTGCGATTCCAGAATCGAAGCCGGTCTTAAGCGTTCTTAAGGCACAAAAAAATTTTAAAACTGCTCTTAGGGGGGCGAAAGGATTAGAAGTAATAGCCTACTCTCCCGTTGGAAGGAAAGGAGTTGTTTTGGTCGGGACCGTTTTAGATGATGAGCTTCTCGATAAGATAAAGGGCGGTAAGCATATAACCATGAGCCTGTTTGATGCGAGCGGTAATAGAGTGGCTACAACTCTTGTTGTGAATGGTAAGCGGGTGAGGGAACCCATCCCCGAGTCTGCGAGAGAGCCCGTTTTAAAACAGGGGAAGGAGAGCATATTGGTGACCGAAATAGGCGGTATGCTTAAATTTGCCGCTCTTATTCCGCTGAAGGATTCTACGGGAAAGGTAGTGGGAGCTCTCGGTCTGGGAGTTCCGGGAGATGAGTATCTCGCGACGAGAGAGGGCTTGATATCTCGCGGGCTCATGGTTGGTGGGATTTTGATGGTTATCGTGATATTCATGTCTGTATTCATGGCTAATAGCATATCTAAGAGAATAGGGAAGATCGAAACGGCGGCTTCCAAGCTCGCTGAGGGAGACCTGACATATGAGATAGAGCATTTGGGTAAAGACGAAATAGGAATAATGGCAGATGCTCTTAACAAAGCGATCTCGTCTTTGAAAGAGCTTGTTATTAAGGTTAAGTCTGAGAGCGAGGAAGTAGGCAAGACATCTGAGAACGTCGAAAGGCTTGGTGAGAAGCTCCACGGTATGGTAGAAAGCGAGTATAGTGAGGTTACGAGCCTGCGTAGTAGCATAGAGAGCGCGGCGTCAGCTGCTGAGGAAACGAGCGCTGGCGTTGAGGAAGTGGCTTCCTCAGCACAAGCAGTCGCGGAAGCGGTTGGAAGGATAGAGGGTGAAGCCAATCGCGTGGTTGAGGCGGCTCGCGAGGGAGTAAGGCACGTTGATGAGACGGTTGAGGCGGTTGAGGTCGTTTTGGATAGCACTCGGGAGGTTTCTGAAGCTGTTGAGAGACTCACAGGTAGCTTGGGAGAGATAAGCGAGATAGCTAACAAGATAGGTACCATAGCGGATCAAACCAATCTTCTTGCCTTAAACGCGGCTATAGAGGCTGCTCGCGCTGGTGAGGCTGGAAAGGGATTTGCCGTTGTGGCTGAGGAAGTGAGAAAGCTCGCTGAGGAATCTAACGCAGCTGCTTCCGAGATAGGCGAGCTTTCCAGGAGAATGGTGGATGAGATGAGCAACCTTGAGGGAATGATGAATAAGGCTGAAGGAGCGGTAAAAAGTAGTGTCGATCTCGTAGAGAGAACCCGCGAGAGGATAGAGGATGTCATGAAAGCTATAGAGAAGGTTGGAGAAGACATAAAAGAGATAGTCAGTCTCACGGAGACGCAATCTGCGGCAAGCGAGGAGATGGCTGCTGCTATGGATTCTATAGTGAAGTCTGTTAGGGAAGTTATGGATATAATAAATGGCATAACACAGTCCGTTGAGGATCAGAGAAACGTTTCCACAGAGCTTAAGGATATAGGTACTAAGTTGAGGCAGGAAGCCGATGATCTTGGCAAGATACTTGAGCGCTTTAAGGTGGAGGAAAGCGATGTAAAAGGAATAGCTCCGAGAGGTTGATGAAAGTTGCTATTTCTTAAGAGCTTGAATCATGCATTTGTTATAAGCTTTTTCGTAATTAACATGATGATAATAACCGATTATGCGAACCTCCTCTCTGCGGGGAGGTTCTCTTCCTTTCTTCAGGGGAGGAGGTTCGCGAGCTATATTATAGCCTCATTTCTCGGAGCTCTCCCGGGTTGTTTAGGTCCCTTTATGGTCGTTTCGCTTTATATGCATGGCTTTGTGAGCTTCGGAGCGCTGGTTGGAACCATGATAGCTACCTCGGGAGATGAGTCATACCTTATGCTTGCTCTATTTCCAAGACGAGCGATTCTTATTTTCTTACTGCTTTTCCTTTGTGGTATCGTTTTTGGCTGGCTTTCTGATATTCTGATTGGGAGATTAAATATAGCTGTCTGTGATGCATGTGATTTTAGATGCTGTCTTGACTCTCCGCCTTCACTCATCGTTAAACCGCTCTTTAAGCCCTTTAGAAAATTTTCACTAAGAAGACACGGTGCTTTTCTGCTGATAGCGATTCTACTGTTGCTTCTGCTTCTTCATCCTGATATAGAGCTTTGGATGAAATTTACCTTTCTTGGCGTGGGGACGTTTTCTCTTTTTGTTTTGGCCACTGCCTCAGATCACTATGTTGATGAGCATGTTATAAGACACGCTCTTCTTACGCATGGCTGGAAGGTTTTTCTGTGGACATTTGGTTTTCTTCTTCTTCTTAATTTTCTGACAAGCAGATGGGATGTGGTGGCGTTCTTTAAGGAACGCTCACATTTTATCTTTGCTTCAAGTGCGCTCGCGGGAATAATACCTGAATCAGGACCGCATATGTTTTTCTCCTTTGCTTATGCTAAGGGGCTCATTCCGTTTTCGATTCTCTTCGTTAACTCCTTCGTGCAGGATGGGCACGGTCTTCTTCCCTTGCTTTCTCATTCTCTCAAGGATGCGGCTATTGTAAAGCTCTTGAATTTAATTTTCGGTGTAGTAGTGGGGGGACTCTTTTATATTTTGGGTTTCTAATAGCGGGGGTCTTCCTAAAACTGATTTTATGTGTTATAATATATCACGCTTGTAGCAAGTGGGCCCGTAGCTCAATTGGCAGAGCCGCCGGCTCATAACCGGTAGGTTGGGGGTTCGAGTCCTCCCGGGCCCACCATTTTTTTATTCCTCGTTCTTGATCTTCTGCTTTTCCTCTTTTTCGCGATGTTTTCAGATTAAAATCTTTTCTGTTCCGCTCTCCGTGTGTTAAAATAGAATGGCTTTTAAGGGAAATAGACCATTTTAGGGAGGAAGAGAGACTTGAAGCACACGGAGCTTATCGATCTTATTGAGGAGGCGTTTCCTTCCAGCCTCGTGGAGGGATGGGATAATTCCGGCTTGCAGATAGGACCGTTCGATTCGGAGATAAGGCGCGTTGGGGTGGCATTGAATCCATCGTTTCATTCCATAGCATCAGCTGCAGAAAGCAACTGTGATTTTCTCATAACCCACCAT
The Synergistota bacterium DNA segment above includes these coding regions:
- a CDS encoding arsenic efflux protein yields the protein MLFLKSLNHAFVISFFVINMMIITDYANLLSAGRFSSFLQGRRFASYIIASFLGALPGCLGPFMVVSLYMHGFVSFGALVGTMIATSGDESYLMLALFPRRAILIFLLLFLCGIVFGWLSDILIGRLNIAVCDACDFRCCLDSPPSLIVKPLFKPFRKFSLRRHGAFLLIAILLLLLLLHPDIELWMKFTFLGVGTFSLFVLATASDHYVDEHVIRHALLTHGWKVFLWTFGFLLLLNFLTSRWDVVAFFKERSHFIFASSALAGIIPESGPHMFFSFAYAKGLIPFSILFVNSFVQDGHGLLPLLSHSLKDAAIVKLLNLIFGVVVGGLFYILGF
- a CDS encoding methyl-accepting chemotaxis protein is translated as MRSIRAKLIVAGVVISLLAVGVTVFIISKLALDSLEKAYLSEAKARVRGILELFESLGNTNMGMAKLIASSSKVNDGLNLGASAGKKVAAFIIGSFLSPIYKGIRSEGVDFVAIYDAKGELVIEQGLNVKGKGAIPESKPVLSVLKAQKNFKTALRGAKGLEVIAYSPVGRKGVVLVGTVLDDELLDKIKGGKHITMSLFDASGNRVATTLVVNGKRVREPIPESAREPVLKQGKESILVTEIGGMLKFAALIPLKDSTGKVVGALGLGVPGDEYLATREGLISRGLMVGGILMVIVIFMSVFMANSISKRIGKIETAASKLAEGDLTYEIEHLGKDEIGIMADALNKAISSLKELVIKVKSESEEVGKTSENVERLGEKLHGMVESEYSEVTSLRSSIESAASAAEETSAGVEEVASSAQAVAEAVGRIEGEANRVVEAAREGVRHVDETVEAVEVVLDSTREVSEAVERLTGSLGEISEIANKIGTIADQTNLLALNAAIEAARAGEAGKGFAVVAEEVRKLAEESNAAASEIGELSRRMVDEMSNLEGMMNKAEGAVKSSVDLVERTRERIEDVMKAIEKVGEDIKEIVSLTETQSAASEEMAAAMDSIVKSVREVMDIINGITQSVEDQRNVSTELKDIGTKLRQEADDLGKILERFKVEESDVKGIAPRG